The proteins below are encoded in one region of Paenibacillus sp. YYML68:
- a CDS encoding ABC transporter ATP-binding protein — MHNETISSRFVYQDDEELDKGFDWVQVKRVGHYMKPYARQLIPVLVLMMAVGAITKLLNPILLGFAIDHAIKDKDGQELLYCVLGMLLLYIIQWAANNYRVRYTNMIGQRIIYDLRRDLFSHIQKLSFQFFDKRPAGSILVRITNYVNSLQDLLSNGAVNMLIDLVQLSGIVIILLIYNWKLGAAIMITVPIMFLLSTKLRMYIRRAWQVVQTKTSRINAHLNECIQGIKVTQAFTQEKANMDYFEDMNQDNLRSWNRASTLNQSFNPLIEFTGGIGYFILFLFGAFLIQSGEITIGTFAMFASYIGHFWEPINRLGQLYSQVLIAMASSERIFEFIDEQPSVAERSNALALPKIEGQLSFKQVEFEYEPGRHALKGIDLEVKAGTSIALVGHTGSGKSTIINLLCRFYDVTGGTITIDGHDIRDLTLQSLRSQIGIVMQDTFIFSGTIRDNIRFGRLEATDEEVERAARAVRAHDFIVNLPQGYDTEVQERGSVLSMGQRQLLSFARALLADPRILILDEATASIDTDTEVKIQEALKTLMADRTTVIVAHRLSTIRHADQIVVLDHGSIVEQGSHDELLRHKGVYDGLIQAQYRFLKETG; from the coding sequence CTGCATAACGAGACGATCTCCTCCCGTTTCGTCTACCAAGACGATGAGGAGCTGGATAAAGGGTTTGATTGGGTACAAGTCAAGCGTGTAGGCCACTACATGAAGCCTTACGCCAGACAGCTTATCCCGGTGCTGGTACTCATGATGGCTGTCGGTGCTATAACGAAGCTGCTGAACCCGATCTTGCTAGGCTTCGCCATCGATCATGCCATCAAGGACAAGGACGGTCAGGAGCTGCTGTACTGTGTGCTCGGCATGCTGCTTCTGTATATCATTCAATGGGCGGCGAACAATTACCGGGTCCGGTACACGAACATGATTGGTCAACGCATCATCTACGACCTGAGGCGTGATCTGTTCAGTCACATCCAGAAGCTATCGTTTCAATTTTTTGATAAACGACCGGCGGGCTCTATACTTGTACGTATTACGAACTATGTCAACTCGCTCCAGGATCTGCTCTCGAACGGTGCGGTGAACATGCTGATCGATCTGGTGCAGCTGTCGGGTATCGTCATCATCTTGCTCATCTATAACTGGAAGCTTGGCGCAGCGATTATGATTACGGTCCCGATCATGTTCCTGCTGTCCACGAAGCTGCGTATGTATATACGCCGGGCGTGGCAGGTTGTACAGACGAAGACGTCGCGTATTAATGCCCATCTGAACGAATGTATACAGGGCATCAAGGTGACACAGGCGTTCACGCAGGAGAAGGCGAACATGGATTACTTCGAGGATATGAATCAAGACAATCTAAGGTCCTGGAACCGTGCGTCCACCTTGAACCAATCGTTCAACCCGCTGATTGAATTTACGGGTGGCATCGGATATTTCATTCTATTCTTGTTCGGTGCATTCTTGATTCAGAGCGGAGAGATTACGATTGGTACATTCGCGATGTTCGCCTCGTATATCGGTCACTTCTGGGAGCCGATTAACCGGCTCGGTCAGTTGTACTCGCAGGTGCTTATTGCGATGGCTTCATCGGAGCGTATCTTCGAATTCATCGACGAGCAGCCAAGTGTGGCGGAGCGGTCGAATGCGCTGGCGCTGCCGAAGATTGAAGGACAACTGTCGTTCAAGCAGGTCGAGTTCGAATACGAGCCGGGACGCCATGCGCTCAAGGGAATTGATCTGGAGGTCAAGGCAGGCACCTCGATCGCATTGGTCGGTCATACCGGCTCAGGCAAAAGCACGATTATTAATCTGCTCTGCCGCTTCTACGACGTGACTGGCGGCACCATTACGATCGATGGGCACGATATTCGAGACTTGACGCTGCAGAGCTTGCGCTCACAGATCGGCATCGTCATGCAGGATACGTTCATCTTCTCGGGTACGATCCGCGACAACATCCGCTTCGGGCGCCTAGAGGCGACGGATGAAGAGGTGGAGCGGGCTGCGCGAGCGGTGCGCGCTCACGATTTCATCGTTAACCTGCCGCAAGGGTACGATACGGAAGTACAGGAGCGGGGCAGCGTCCTCTCGATGGGACAGCGTCAGCTGCTGTCGTTCGCCCGTGCTCTGCTTGCCGACCCGCGTATTCTTATTCTGGATGAAGCGACGGCAAGCATCGATACGGATACCGAGGTGAAAATTCAAGAGGCGCTGAAGACGCTGATGGCGGATCGAACGACCGTTATCGTTGCGCACCGCTTGTCCACCATTCGACATGCCGATCAAATTGTAGTGCTCGATCACGGCTCCATCGTAGAGCAGGGCAGTCATGACGAGCTGCTGCGGCACAAGGGTGTTTATGACGGCTTAATTCAAGCCCAGTACCGCTTCCTCAAGGAAACGGGTTAA
- a CDS encoding ABC transporter ATP-binding protein → MLSSQQQGRDATVVLSVEGVQKRIGKRLIIKGISFDVRAGEIFGFLGPNGSGKTTTIRMLVGLIKPTAGTVRICGYNVFTQHEKALQYVGCIVENPELYPYMSGWENLEHFARMLDGVTEQRIHEVVDIVGMDARIHDKVKTYSLGMRQRLGIAQALLNDPKLLILDEPTNGLDPQGIKELREFIRRLADTGLSLFVSSHLLSEIQQMCDRVAIISDGEVLQVGEVSELVDERAGTVIWTVRPADAARAVLEAHPDVRDLAELDAETADAPARLASRLAPELIPELSRRLIAAGVELFGVENRVPSLEDLFLQVTEGKRIG, encoded by the coding sequence ATGTTGTCATCACAGCAGCAAGGCAGAGACGCGACAGTCGTCCTGTCAGTCGAGGGCGTCCAGAAGCGAATCGGTAAGCGGCTCATCATCAAGGGGATTTCCTTCGACGTGCGCGCAGGGGAAATATTCGGCTTCCTCGGTCCGAACGGCTCAGGTAAGACGACGACGATTCGCATGCTCGTCGGTCTTATTAAGCCGACTGCAGGCACGGTCCGTATCTGCGGCTATAACGTGTTCACCCAGCACGAGAAGGCGCTCCAGTACGTCGGCTGCATCGTCGAGAATCCAGAGCTGTATCCTTACATGAGCGGCTGGGAAAATCTCGAGCACTTCGCACGTATGCTGGACGGCGTGACGGAGCAGCGCATTCACGAGGTCGTCGACATCGTCGGCATGGATGCCCGCATTCATGATAAGGTGAAGACGTACTCGCTCGGCATGCGCCAGCGTCTTGGCATTGCACAAGCGCTGCTCAACGACCCGAAGCTGCTCATATTGGACGAGCCCACGAACGGACTCGATCCGCAAGGCATTAAGGAGCTGCGTGAATTTATACGACGGCTGGCGGATACGGGACTGAGCCTGTTCGTATCGAGCCATCTTCTTAGTGAAATTCAGCAGATGTGCGATCGCGTGGCGATTATTAGCGACGGCGAGGTGCTGCAGGTCGGCGAGGTCAGCGAGCTCGTGGACGAGCGTGCTGGCACCGTCATCTGGACGGTGCGTCCAGCGGACGCAGCGCGAGCGGTGCTCGAGGCGCATCCAGACGTGCGCGACCTCGCAGAGCTGGACGCCGAGACTGCGGATGCACCAGCCAGGCTCGCGTCGCGCCTCGCGCCGGAGCTGATCCCTGAGCTGAGCCGCCGCCTTATCGCGGCCGGGGTTGAGCTGTTCGGCGTCGAGAATCGGGTGCCGAGTCTGGAGGATTTATTTTTGCAGGTGACGGAGGGGAAGCGCATTGGCTAG
- a CDS encoding M23 family metallopeptidase yields MKNSSSMWMKVLGAVQWMTAFAVIVTVVFSGRWFVKAQTIPRYDVFLDDQLLGTVSDPELVKSWKLERYREVEREHSNLRVTSNLEKLNFVSNPAFNGAIDNDAVIAALNKKIVYYFFAVEIRIDGESIGYVKDLQTAAELLEQIKAPYKSAAEAVPAEPKRKLVRALSANGTTGQVEGLAEASVEESTIAEEAAAAVPASSLASSFVQDVSLVETILEPGKVESSEAIKQRILAGKVVPETYTVQSGDCMSMLASRFQMPIETLRANNPEVRGDLIRVGQQLRITVQQPMLTVKTTEVRTEQHKVPSGVKYEKDPELKAGVIQIVSQGKPGLKKVMIQSVKLNGKLAEESLLHEEVLEEAVQTVVRQGTKVIPGVGTGKFSMPVLRGEVTSQFGLRWGKSHKGTDFVSKERSIMASDHGKVIFAGWKSGYGNCIIIDHQNGYETLYGHLSKISVKEGESVTKGEKIGIMGSTGNSTGVHLHFEIMKNGIQHNPMKFLS; encoded by the coding sequence TTGAAGAACAGTTCAAGCATGTGGATGAAAGTGTTGGGAGCCGTACAATGGATGACCGCCTTTGCCGTCATTGTCACCGTCGTGTTCTCGGGCCGCTGGTTCGTGAAAGCCCAGACCATCCCCCGCTATGACGTCTTTCTGGACGATCAGCTGTTGGGCACGGTGTCCGATCCGGAGCTGGTCAAAAGCTGGAAGCTGGAGCGTTATCGTGAGGTCGAGCGTGAGCATAGCAACCTTCGGGTCACTTCGAACCTGGAGAAGCTGAACTTTGTCAGCAATCCTGCATTCAACGGAGCGATAGACAACGATGCTGTCATCGCTGCTCTGAATAAGAAGATCGTCTATTATTTCTTCGCTGTCGAAATTCGGATCGACGGGGAATCGATCGGCTACGTCAAGGATCTGCAGACGGCTGCCGAGCTGCTTGAGCAAATTAAGGCACCTTACAAGTCTGCTGCAGAAGCCGTTCCCGCAGAGCCGAAGCGTAAGCTTGTTCGGGCGTTGTCCGCGAACGGGACGACTGGACAAGTGGAGGGACTGGCGGAAGCATCGGTCGAGGAGTCAACTATCGCTGAGGAGGCGGCTGCAGCTGTTCCGGCCTCCTCTCTTGCCAGCAGCTTCGTCCAGGACGTCAGTCTCGTCGAGACGATCCTCGAGCCGGGGAAGGTTGAATCGTCCGAGGCAATTAAGCAGCGCATATTGGCCGGTAAGGTTGTGCCGGAGACTTATACGGTACAGAGCGGCGATTGCATGTCGATGCTCGCAAGCCGGTTCCAGATGCCGATCGAAACGCTGCGTGCGAACAATCCCGAGGTACGGGGCGATCTGATCCGTGTTGGCCAGCAGCTGCGCATTACGGTGCAGCAGCCGATGTTGACGGTGAAGACGACGGAGGTGCGCACGGAGCAGCATAAGGTGCCGAGCGGCGTCAAGTATGAGAAGGACCCGGAGCTGAAGGCAGGAGTGATTCAGATCGTGTCGCAGGGCAAGCCGGGGCTGAAGAAGGTTATGATTCAGTCTGTCAAGCTGAACGGCAAGCTGGCGGAGGAGTCTTTGCTGCATGAGGAAGTGCTGGAGGAAGCGGTACAGACAGTCGTAAGGCAAGGGACGAAGGTCATTCCTGGCGTCGGAACCGGTAAGTTCTCCATGCCAGTCTTACGCGGCGAGGTGACGAGCCAGTTCGGTCTAAGGTGGGGGAAGTCGCACAAGGGCACTGACTTCGTATCGAAGGAGCGCAGCATTATGGCGTCCGATCACGGCAAAGTGATTTTCGCAGGCTGGAAGAGCGGCTACGGCAATTGCATCATTATCGATCATCAGAACGGTTATGAGACGCTGTACGGGCACTTGAGCAAGATTAGTGTGAAGGAAGGCGAATCGGTTACGAAGGGTGAGAAGATCGGCATTATGGGCAGTACAGGCAATTCGACCGGCGTCCATCTTCACTTTGAAATTATGAAAAATGGGATTCAACACAATCCGATGAAATTTTTGAGCTAA
- a CDS encoding GDSL-type esterase/lipase family protein, translated as MSSTRWLWRTVGVGALASTIICGIGFTYAVNEIIFPASGELQAPSVPAAPANTAEPAPGRAAAPWNAKAEVRLVALGDSLTAGTGDITGKGYVRGVKDKLQETLDKPVFVYNNFAIPGFRTYDLLNNWEAKPDIAKSIAEADVVLLTIGGNDLFEGGEGIFTAPEAGASGSAQGAARAGGEGAAGAPGTQQGVAPGVRSGAGTGGGSAAETPATGQARAGAGSDVALGEGFNPEAAAKRMPEALKRLEQIMERVSKANPNARVLYVGLYHPFLDLDKSKEGSRVIQQWNTAAFDLATRLPNVTVVPTYDLFELYSERLLYTDHFHPNQEGYERIANRIVDILN; from the coding sequence ATGAGCTCAACACGATGGCTATGGCGAACAGTTGGCGTGGGCGCGCTCGCGTCGACGATTATTTGTGGAATCGGCTTCACGTATGCGGTGAACGAAATTATATTTCCAGCGTCCGGCGAGCTTCAAGCGCCGTCCGTACCTGCCGCTCCTGCGAATACCGCAGAGCCTGCGCCAGGGCGGGCCGCTGCTCCATGGAATGCGAAGGCCGAGGTGCGACTAGTTGCACTTGGTGATTCGTTGACGGCTGGAACAGGCGACATTACGGGCAAAGGCTACGTGCGCGGCGTGAAGGACAAGCTGCAGGAGACGCTGGATAAGCCGGTGTTCGTGTACAACAACTTTGCGATACCGGGCTTCCGCACGTACGATCTCTTGAACAATTGGGAGGCGAAGCCAGACATCGCGAAGTCGATCGCGGAGGCGGATGTCGTGCTGCTGACGATCGGCGGCAACGACTTGTTCGAGGGCGGGGAAGGTATCTTCACCGCGCCGGAAGCGGGTGCGAGCGGCTCTGCGCAGGGGGCAGCTCGTGCAGGTGGCGAAGGTGCAGCAGGTGCTCCGGGGACGCAGCAAGGAGTTGCGCCGGGAGTACGTAGCGGAGCTGGTACAGGTGGAGGGAGTGCAGCTGAAACTCCTGCGACTGGCCAAGCGCGGGCAGGAGCAGGCTCTGATGTGGCGCTCGGGGAAGGCTTCAACCCGGAGGCGGCGGCGAAGCGTATGCCCGAGGCGCTGAAGCGGCTGGAGCAAATTATGGAGCGCGTCAGCAAGGCGAATCCGAACGCGCGTGTGCTGTATGTCGGGCTGTACCATCCTTTCCTTGATCTGGACAAGTCGAAGGAAGGCAGCCGCGTCATTCAGCAGTGGAATACGGCGGCATTCGATCTTGCGACTCGTCTACCGAACGTGACGGTCGTGCCGACGTACGATTTATTCGAGCTGTACAGCGAGCGGCTGCTGTACACGGACCATTTTCACCCGAATCAGGAAGGGTATGAGCGCATCGCGAATCGTATCGTCGATATATTGAATTAG